Within Runella rosea, the genomic segment GTTTAAGGTTAAAAACAACGTTCGGATTGGCGAAAATCTGTATATTTTCTACAAGAAAAATCCTGGTTTTGATAACTTAAGTACTGGAAACCCCATCGCTTGGACGTACCGCGCCATGCCGACGATTCCCGTCTATGACATCAAAGGTAACTTCGCTGGAACCTTCGCTGGACCCGAGTTGGGAAGCTCTTCCAACCCCGTAGCGGTGCAGATGAACACCGTTAATAACAAAACCAACGCGTGGAATGCTGTAGGGAATGTGTTTGCAGAAGTGGATTTTCTAAAGCATTTTACGGCCCGCACCAGTTTTGGTGGAAGTATTGATAATCAGTACGCTACCAACTTTACGTTTACCCCTTACAACAACTCCGAAGGTAATACCAACCCCAATTCTTTCTCGGAAATTGCGCTGTACAACAGCAATACCATGTGGACGAACACGCTTTCGTACACCAATGCATTTGGCAAACATAACCTGAAAGTAATCGTCGGTTCGGAAGCTATCCGTAACTATGGACGCTACCTGATTGGATCGGCCAGTCGACTGTTTTCCACCAATTTTGATTACCTGAGCCTTTCCAACGGAACCACCAATATTACCAACGCTAGCAGCGCGTACAACAATACGCTGTTCTCGGTTTTCAGTCGTTTGGATTACGCTTACAACGACAAATATTTAGTAGGCGTCACGGTTCGTCGTGATGGTTCGTCGCGCTTTGGGTCTAATCGCCGTTACGGAACCTTCCCTTCGGTATCTCTGGGCTGGCGCTTGTCGGGCGAAGAGTTTTTGAAGGATGTGACTTGGTTGAATGAGTTGAAACTGAGAGCCAGTTACGGTGTATTGGGTTCTCAAAACAACGTAAGTCCGCAAAATGCCTACACGCTCTTTGGCGGCACGTTTGCCAATTCTTATTATGACATTGGCGGAAATGCTTCACTGGCACAGGGTTTTGCCCAAACCAGCATCGGAAACCCAAATACGGGATGGGAAGAAAACATCGTGACCAACGCTGGTTTGGACGCGACGATTTTGAACAACAAACTGGACGTTTCGTTTGAGTATTACCAAAAATCCATCAACGGACTGTTGTTTACCCAACCTCTTCCGGCCACGGCGGGCGGTGCCACGGCTCCAACGGTCAACATTGGCGATATTCAAAATAAAGGGGTGGATTTGGCACTGAACTACCGTCAAACCATCAATCCAAGTCTTAAATTTAATATCGGAGCCAACATCACTACCTACAAAAACGAAGTGGTGAACATTCCAGGACCAGGCTATTTTGACGGTGCCAATACTCAAAACTTAGGAAACGTCGTCAGAAATCAGGTGGGTCAGCCTGTGAGCTCTTATTTTGGGTATCAAGTGCTCGGTATTTTCAAAAACGATGCCGAAGTAACGGCGTCACCTACGCAAAGCGGCGCAGCTCCTGGTCGTTTTAAGTATGCCGATATCAACGGCGACAATAAAATTGACGCCACCGACCGTACATTCCTCGGTAGCCCTAATCCTGATTTTACCTATGGTATCAATTTGGGCGTAACCTACCGCAATTTTGATTTTTCTACGATTTTGTATGGCTCACAGGGGAATGAAATTTACAATACCATCCGATCATTTACCCACTTTTTCAGTACCTACGTAGGGGCCAAAAGCAACGACCTGCTCAACGCCTGGACACCCGAAAACCCGAACAGTTCGATTCCTAAAATTGAGTCAACGGGTTCGTTCAGTTCTTCGGGAGTTTCCAATTCTTTTTACGTAGAAAACGGTTCCTTCCTCAAAATGCGCTCGTTGATGATCGGTTACACGGTGCAACCGGCCGTTCTGAAAAAATTCGGAATGAGCAAGCTGCGGGTGTACGCACAAGGAGCCAATTTGTTTACATTGACCAAATACACTGGCCTAGACCCTGAATTGAGCGGAAACAGTTCGGCGTTTGGGATTGATTACGCCAATTATCCCAACAATCAGAAGAACTTCATCCTTGGACTTAATCTCTCCTTCTAAAAATCCTGACTCACATGAAACGATTTAATTATTTTTTATTCATAGCCTGTTTGGCGTTGGTCACGACCACCAACTCCTGCAAAGAAGATTACCTCGAGATCGGAGCGTTGGGCTCTACGAGTGAAGCAACCCTGACCAACAAAGCAGGTGTAAAAGGTCTCCTGACGGGGGCGTATTCGCTGCTCGACGGTTGGGGTGTGCCCAATACAACCTACTATTTTGTGGGGGTTAGCAACTGGATTTTTGGTGGAGTAACCTCCGACGACGCCCACACTGGTACGCAGGCTTCGGCTTTGCCGCCGATGGAAGCCGTTGAAAGTTACAACTACGATGCGTCCATGTTGCCGTTCAACAATAAATGGATAGTGTTGTACGCGGGAGTTCAGCGTGCCAACGACGTGTTGCGTGTTTTAGCCAAAACGACCGACGTATCGATGTCGGCCGAAGAAGCCAAACAATTCAAAGCTGAAGCGATATTTTTGCGCGCAGTGTATCATTTGGAAGCAGCCAAAATGTGGGAAAATGTGCCGTATTTGGATGAAAACGTCAGTTATTCCAATGGGAACTATAACGTAAGCAACGCAACGCCCGTATGGCCGAAGATTGAAGCGGATTTCAAATTTGCCGCTGAAAACCTAAGTGCCACCAAAACGGAAGTGGGCCGGGCCAATAGCTGGGCAGCAAAAGCATTTTTGGCCAAAACCTATTTGTTCCAAGACAAATACACCGACGCCAAACCGATATTGGAAGAAATCATTGCCAATGGCGTGACGTCTTCGGGTGCAAAGTACGCATTGGTTAACTATGCCGACAATTTCAACCCTTCCAAAAAGAACGGCCCCGAGTCAGTTTTTGCGGTGCAGATGTCCATTGCAGAATCGTTCCAAAACGGCAACTACGGCGATGCACTCAACTTCCCGATGGGTGGCCCCGCTACCTGCTGCGGCGCGTACCAACCTTCTTTCAGCTTGGTCAATTCCTTTAAAACCGACGCCGAAACGGGTTTGCCGTTGATTGATACCTTCAATGATTCAGATGTTAAAAATGATCAGGGCATTGAGAGCAGCACGCCGTTTGCACCTTATACGGGTACGTTGGATGCGCGCCTTGACTGGACCGTTGGGCGTCGCGGAATTCCGTATTTAGATTGGGGCTTGCACCCAGGCAAGGCGTGGATTCGCGTTCAGGCGGTGGCAGGGCCGTACAGCCCTATCAAAAACATATATTACCAAGCGGCGGCGGCGACAACCTCGTTTTCTTCGCGTTGGACTTCCAACAATTACAACATGATTCGTTTTGCGGATGTGCTGCTGTGGGCAGCGGAAGTGGAAGTGGAAATCGGAAGTTTGGCAAAAGCGCAGGAATATGTGAACCGAGTACGCGCCCGGGCGGCCAATCCTGCGGGTTGGGTGAAAAAATACGTGGACAACACCAGTCCATTGAAAGGTTTTACCAACGAGCCGGCGGCAAATTACAAAGTAGGTTTATATACTACAGAATTTATGGCCAAAGGCAAGGAGTTTGCCCGCGAAGCGGTTCGTTTTGAACGCAAAATCGAATTTGGCATGGAAGGTCATCGCTTCTTTGACCTGCGCCGTTGGGACAATGGAACGGGCTACATGGCCAACACCCTGAATGCGTATGTGAAACACGAAACATCTATTCCAGGCTACGACTTTACGTACATGAAAGGGGCTACGTTTAAGAAAGGAAAAAGCGAGCTGTACCCAATTCCTCAGGCACAAATTGATCTGAGTGTGGTAGATGGTACTTCGGTCCTGAAGCAGAATCCAAATTATTAGGTTATAGATAAATGAACAGTTAGTATTCACACCAGTTATTAGGATTCTTTGTCATTCCCGATTTGGAAGAAATCCTTTTTCGGAATGGCAAAGAAATTATCAAAAAAAACTATATTTAGTGCGTTCCTAAACTTATAAAGTATGTTGTTTTATGCCTCCACCTACGCTGACCTCAATCAGGCAGCAAAAGACAAAATAATAATTTTACCTCTGGGAGCCATAGAACAGCACGGACCACATTTGTCGGTGTCGACCGATACCGATATAGTCACTCAAGTCGCTCAGCAGATAGAAAAAATTTTACCCGAGGTAGTGTTGCTTTGCCCGACTTTGCCTTTTGGGTCAAGTCATCATCATTTGTCTTTTGGAGGCACCATCAGCATTGCCCCCGAATTGTATACACAAGTACTGATTGATTTGATAAATTCATTGGTAATCAGCGGATTCAAAAAAATCATTTTACTCAACGGTCACGGAGGAAATATTACACCTGCGAAACAGGCATTGGCGGTGTTGAGCAAACGTTTTGATGTGAGTCATCAGCCAACAATTGCATTAGCAACGTATTGGGAAGTGGGCGGAAAAGCCTTTGCGGGAGAGCCTCCGATGCAAAGCTCTGCGCTTAGTCATGCCTGTGAATATGAGACCAGTATGATGCTGCATCTTTTTGCGGATAAGGTATGGATGGACCGAGTGGAGCGCGCTCAACGGCCCGAAAGCAACGGATATATTCCGTGGGAAGACGACGAGCCTTACCGAGGAGTAACGGTCTTTAAGCAAACGGAATTTATTTCGAGCAACGGCAGCAGCGGTGAGCCGCAACTCGGCACGGCCGAAAAAGGCAAGCACTTAGTTGACCACGCCGTGAAAGCTCTGGTGACCTTTATCGAATCATTTAAAAATTGGCCTTTGTCGGAGCGGTTGCAAGTATAAAAAATTCACTCAGAGCCGCAGAGGTGCAAAGAGTCTGCTTAAAGCACACTGCATCTCTGCTCCTTAGCCACTTTGTGTGAGTAAAACCATATAATTATGTCAAAGAAAATCGAAATAAAACATCCTGACAAAGCTGCCAATACGGGGGCTTATTCGGCGGGCGTATTGGTAGGTGAGTGGCTGTTTATCAGCGGACAAGGCCCGTTGGACTTGACTACGGGCGAAGTCATTCACGGCACCATTGAAGAAGAAACGTTGCTGACGTTGTCGCACATTCAAAAAGTGGTGGAAGCCGCCGGAGGAACGATTGATGATATAGTCAAATGCACGACTCATTTGGAAAATATCAACGATTTTGACCGATACGATGCCGCTTACGCCTCCTTTTTTAAGGGCGTTAAACCCGCCCGAACCACGGTGCAGTCAGTGTTGTCGGATGGAATAAAGATTGAAATTGACGCAATTGCGATTATTTCTAAAAAAGGGTAGGGGGGACAGAGAGAACCACAAAGGTTTCTCAGAGTTACACAAAGTTTTAAGTTGTATTACTCTGTGAAACTCCTTTCAAATCTCTGAGCAACTCTGTGTAAAAAAGTTTAGTATGAATCAAAAAATACGCATCGGTACGGTCGGTTTGGGCTTGATGGGCAGCAGCATTGCCACCTGTATTTTGGCGGCGGGGCATGAGGTAACGTCATTGGTAAAAGAGATGGCCATTGCGGATGAAGCCCGCCATCGAATCCAGGGCTTTCTGCAACAACTTTACGATGAAGGGATTTTAACGGAAACGCCCGAAGACGTTTTGGAACGTCACATCATTACGGATAACGTGGCGCACCTGCACGACCATGAAGTGGTGATTGAATCCATTACTGAAAATATCGACGAGAAAAAAAGCGTCTATCACAAACTCGAAACGGTGCTTTCGCCCACGGCGATTATCGGCAGCAATACCTCGGCGATTCCCGTTACGGTGCTGCAAAGCGGGCTCCAACATCCCGAGCGAGTTTTGGGGATTCATTGGGCCGAACCGGCCCACATTACGCGGTTTATGGAAGTGATTTGCGGCAATGAGTCAGACGTACAGTACGCCTACCAAATCGTGGCTTTGGCCGAAAGCTGGGGCAAAGAACCTTCGTTGCTCAAAAAAGACATTCGCGGCTTTATCACCAATCGTATCATGTACGCCATGCTGCGTGAAGCATTTCATTTGGTGGAAAACGGCTACGCCACCATGGAAGACGTGGACCGCTCACTGCGCAATGATCTGGGTTATTGGATTACGTTTGCGGGACCGTTCCGCTTCATGGATTTGACGGGCATTCCCGCGTATCTCACTGTGATGAAAGACCTGTTTCCCGAACTTAGTAATGCCACTCAAGCTCCGAAATACATGGAAGAGTTGGTTGCCTCTGGAGCCAAGGGTGTTAGCAATGCCCAAGGCTTTTATCCCTATACTTCCCAAAGCGCTGAGCATTGGGAAGAACAATTCATTGAGTTTAGCTATGATATCCGAAAATTGGCGAAAAAGTACTCACAAAACACCTCAGAAGACCAGAAATGACGATTATTCACTCCATAAAAGCCACTGAAGTTGTAGTGCCAGCCAAGCCTGGCAGTTTGAATTCTGAAGAGGTGATTGACAAAGACGCGGCGTTTGCGCAGAAATTTTTGACGGGGGAACGTTGGACAGAATTTGCCAACCAGCCCAAATGGATTCTTGAAATTACGCTTAAAAACGGCCTGACTGGCATTGGCGAAACCTACCGCAGCGCATCAAAAGAGTTGTTATACGAAGCCATGCAAGCCTTTGTTGGACAGGATGTGTTGAAATTAAACTGGCGGCGGTTGCCCGTCAATGACCAACGAATTTATGAAGCTTTTGAGACGGCAGTACTGGACTTGGTGGGTAAAATCCTGAATGTGCCTATTGCTCAATTGCTCGGTGGCGCTTACCGCGACCGCATTGATTGCTTTGGTTGGACGGGCCGCCGTACGCCAGAAGATGCCGCCCAAAAAGCCTTTGAGGCCATGCAGAAAGGGCATAAAGCCTTTAAATTCAAATGCTCCGACGAAGATCCCGTGCGACTTTGGACCGAAGAAATCAGGAAAAAGTGCGGTGACGGTATCAAAATTCTGCTCGATCCCAACCAACGCTGGACTGACGTGGATACAACCTTGAAATTGATGGAAGGCGTAGAGAAAGACATCATGCTCGGCTTGGAAGATCCGATTTTGCATGCCGACGTAGCAGGTTTCAAATACCTCCGTGAGACGTTGGGTATTCCGATGTATCGTCATATTTCGTTGCCATACACCCAAGATATTCGCGATATGATTGCTTTTGTACGGGCCGATGCAGTGGATGGTTATAATTTCAACGGCTCGGCGTACAATTGCGTTTTGCTGGCCGAAATCGCGCATTTGGAAGGCAAATCCTGCTGGCGGGGGTCGGAAGTAGATTTAGGAATTTCGGAAACAATGGGGCTTCAGATTGCGGCCGCAAGCGTCAACTGCACCGTTCCTTCCGATATTTTCGGGGAGCTTGTACGGGAAGATGATTTAATTGTTCAACCCATCCGATTTGAGAATGGCGCGGCGCTTGTTCCGCAAGGTGCCGGCCTTGGGATTGAGTTGGACAGAGAGGCGTTGAAGAAGTATAAAATAAGTGAAATGAACGCTCAGTAAACCCACAAACTATGAAAAAATCGGTTGTGTCTTGGTCCATTTTGTTTGCCTGTAACTTCATGTGGGCGTTTCATTTTACGAGCATCAAACTGACTCAGGATCAGGTCGGGCCGTATTTTACAGTGTGGGCACCTATGCTGTTGGCCACGATTTTACTGGCTCCGTTTGTAGTCCGAGATTTTAAAAAAGGC encodes:
- a CDS encoding SusC/RagA family TonB-linked outer membrane protein; the encoded protein is MNNFFLLRKKGVSMLLLCLLTSIAVYAQTSITGKVVGSDDSQPIAGATVLIKGNTTNGAITAADGTFKLSASPNAVLVVSYIGYQLQEIPVGNQTTFNISLIPSSTTLGEVVVTGYSSERKKDITGSVSVVDVKALKSIPAGSAVQALQGQAAGVTVLSSGAPGSPSNIFVRGITSFGNTQPLVLVDGVQAELNDVSADDVESIQVLKDAGAAAIYGVRGSNGVIVVTTKKGKSGQPTISYDAYYGNQQPLSGNVFNLLNSQDFARLTKVAYPSTGLFQNGLPDFTYRGPGATGVGNAGSPAVDPSKYNFDAANPGANYLIQSVNKTGTDWFHELFKNAPMTSHNLTASGGTDKSNYMVSLGYFNQQGTMLKSYLERYSARINTQFKVKNNVRIGENLYIFYKKNPGFDNLSTGNPIAWTYRAMPTIPVYDIKGNFAGTFAGPELGSSSNPVAVQMNTVNNKTNAWNAVGNVFAEVDFLKHFTARTSFGGSIDNQYATNFTFTPYNNSEGNTNPNSFSEIALYNSNTMWTNTLSYTNAFGKHNLKVIVGSEAIRNYGRYLIGSASRLFSTNFDYLSLSNGTTNITNASSAYNNTLFSVFSRLDYAYNDKYLVGVTVRRDGSSRFGSNRRYGTFPSVSLGWRLSGEEFLKDVTWLNELKLRASYGVLGSQNNVSPQNAYTLFGGTFANSYYDIGGNASLAQGFAQTSIGNPNTGWEENIVTNAGLDATILNNKLDVSFEYYQKSINGLLFTQPLPATAGGATAPTVNIGDIQNKGVDLALNYRQTINPSLKFNIGANITTYKNEVVNIPGPGYFDGANTQNLGNVVRNQVGQPVSSYFGYQVLGIFKNDAEVTASPTQSGAAPGRFKYADINGDNKIDATDRTFLGSPNPDFTYGINLGVTYRNFDFSTILYGSQGNEIYNTIRSFTHFFSTYVGAKSNDLLNAWTPENPNSSIPKIESTGSFSSSGVSNSFYVENGSFLKMRSLMIGYTVQPAVLKKFGMSKLRVYAQGANLFTLTKYTGLDPELSGNSSAFGIDYANYPNNQKNFILGLNLSF
- a CDS encoding RagB/SusD family nutrient uptake outer membrane protein, translated to MKRFNYFLFIACLALVTTTNSCKEDYLEIGALGSTSEATLTNKAGVKGLLTGAYSLLDGWGVPNTTYYFVGVSNWIFGGVTSDDAHTGTQASALPPMEAVESYNYDASMLPFNNKWIVLYAGVQRANDVLRVLAKTTDVSMSAEEAKQFKAEAIFLRAVYHLEAAKMWENVPYLDENVSYSNGNYNVSNATPVWPKIEADFKFAAENLSATKTEVGRANSWAAKAFLAKTYLFQDKYTDAKPILEEIIANGVTSSGAKYALVNYADNFNPSKKNGPESVFAVQMSIAESFQNGNYGDALNFPMGGPATCCGAYQPSFSLVNSFKTDAETGLPLIDTFNDSDVKNDQGIESSTPFAPYTGTLDARLDWTVGRRGIPYLDWGLHPGKAWIRVQAVAGPYSPIKNIYYQAAAATTSFSSRWTSNNYNMIRFADVLLWAAEVEVEIGSLAKAQEYVNRVRARAANPAGWVKKYVDNTSPLKGFTNEPAANYKVGLYTTEFMAKGKEFAREAVRFERKIEFGMEGHRFFDLRRWDNGTGYMANTLNAYVKHETSIPGYDFTYMKGATFKKGKSELYPIPQAQIDLSVVDGTSVLKQNPNY
- a CDS encoding creatininase family protein — its product is MLFYASTYADLNQAAKDKIIILPLGAIEQHGPHLSVSTDTDIVTQVAQQIEKILPEVVLLCPTLPFGSSHHHLSFGGTISIAPELYTQVLIDLINSLVISGFKKIILLNGHGGNITPAKQALAVLSKRFDVSHQPTIALATYWEVGGKAFAGEPPMQSSALSHACEYETSMMLHLFADKVWMDRVERAQRPESNGYIPWEDDEPYRGVTVFKQTEFISSNGSSGEPQLGTAEKGKHLVDHAVKALVTFIESFKNWPLSERLQV
- a CDS encoding RidA family protein; protein product: MSKKIEIKHPDKAANTGAYSAGVLVGEWLFISGQGPLDLTTGEVIHGTIEEETLLTLSHIQKVVEAAGGTIDDIVKCTTHLENINDFDRYDAAYASFFKGVKPARTTVQSVLSDGIKIEIDAIAIISKKG
- a CDS encoding 3-hydroxyacyl-CoA dehydrogenase family protein, with protein sequence MNQKIRIGTVGLGLMGSSIATCILAAGHEVTSLVKEMAIADEARHRIQGFLQQLYDEGILTETPEDVLERHIITDNVAHLHDHEVVIESITENIDEKKSVYHKLETVLSPTAIIGSNTSAIPVTVLQSGLQHPERVLGIHWAEPAHITRFMEVICGNESDVQYAYQIVALAESWGKEPSLLKKDIRGFITNRIMYAMLREAFHLVENGYATMEDVDRSLRNDLGYWITFAGPFRFMDLTGIPAYLTVMKDLFPELSNATQAPKYMEELVASGAKGVSNAQGFYPYTSQSAEHWEEQFIEFSYDIRKLAKKYSQNTSEDQK
- a CDS encoding mandelate racemase/muconate lactonizing enzyme family protein; translated protein: MTIIHSIKATEVVVPAKPGSLNSEEVIDKDAAFAQKFLTGERWTEFANQPKWILEITLKNGLTGIGETYRSASKELLYEAMQAFVGQDVLKLNWRRLPVNDQRIYEAFETAVLDLVGKILNVPIAQLLGGAYRDRIDCFGWTGRRTPEDAAQKAFEAMQKGHKAFKFKCSDEDPVRLWTEEIRKKCGDGIKILLDPNQRWTDVDTTLKLMEGVEKDIMLGLEDPILHADVAGFKYLRETLGIPMYRHISLPYTQDIRDMIAFVRADAVDGYNFNGSAYNCVLLAEIAHLEGKSCWRGSEVDLGISETMGLQIAAASVNCTVPSDIFGELVREDDLIVQPIRFENGAALVPQGAGLGIELDREALKKYKISEMNAQ